From the genome of Tistrella bauzanensis, one region includes:
- a CDS encoding branched-chain amino acid ABC transporter permease produces the protein MAILETPGARLSSPAAGSPAHAGPRHAAPSAAIAAAAIRPVNPTRRLLTRLLLLGFLALVLVLPLLVTNPYHMQVVLTGFIFAIGAYGLNIALGYTGLLSLGHAGFFGIGAYAVALLTSEQGWSFWPALVVAIVMSGGAGFIVGSICLRAKGHYLAIFTLAVGMIIYQVLDKWESLTNGPIGVVGIPGPSPIGPITFDSFTARYYLTAAFLLVAMLGAWRIRASLFGRTLLAIRMSEPLAAASGVNVMAAKRLAFTMACIYAGVAGGLYASFIGFLGPDIAVVENTFNMLLYVLLGGIASVAGPLVGTMLVYTLTQFLQAFQTYQMLVFGPALIALVIFLPYGITGAVTMIARRLFPDGPARRGTASAATSAPQPSSRT, from the coding sequence ATGGCGATCCTGGAGACGCCCGGCGCGCGGCTGTCGTCGCCCGCGGCGGGCAGCCCGGCCCATGCCGGCCCCCGGCACGCGGCACCATCGGCGGCGATCGCCGCCGCCGCGATCCGGCCGGTCAACCCGACACGGCGGCTGCTGACCCGGCTGCTGCTGCTGGGCTTTCTGGCGCTGGTGCTGGTGCTGCCGCTTCTGGTCACCAACCCCTATCACATGCAGGTGGTGCTGACCGGCTTCATCTTCGCGATCGGCGCCTATGGGCTGAACATCGCCCTTGGCTATACCGGGCTGCTGTCGCTGGGCCATGCCGGCTTCTTCGGCATCGGCGCCTATGCGGTGGCGCTGCTGACCTCGGAACAGGGCTGGTCGTTCTGGCCGGCGCTGGTGGTGGCGATTGTGATGAGCGGCGGGGCCGGCTTCATCGTCGGCAGCATCTGCCTGCGCGCCAAGGGCCATTACCTTGCCATCTTCACCCTGGCCGTCGGCATGATCATCTATCAGGTGCTGGACAAGTGGGAGAGCCTGACCAACGGCCCGATCGGCGTGGTCGGTATCCCCGGTCCCAGCCCGATCGGCCCGATCACCTTCGACAGCTTCACCGCCCGCTATTACCTGACCGCCGCCTTCCTGCTGGTCGCCATGCTGGGCGCGTGGCGGATCAGGGCGTCGCTGTTCGGCCGCACCCTGCTTGCGATCCGGATGAGCGAACCGCTGGCGGCTGCGTCGGGCGTGAACGTGATGGCGGCCAAGCGGCTGGCCTTCACCATGGCCTGCATCTATGCGGGTGTCGCCGGCGGGCTTTATGCCAGCTTCATCGGCTTCCTCGGCCCCGATATCGCGGTGGTCGAGAACACCTTCAACATGCTGCTCTATGTGCTGCTGGGCGGTATCGCGTCGGTGGCCGGGCCGCTGGTCGGCACCATGCTGGTCTATACGCTGACCCAGTTCCTTCAGGCCTTCCAGACCTATCAGATGCTGGTCTTCGGGCCGGCGCTGATCGCGCTGGTGATCTTCCTGCCCTATGGCATCACCGGGGCGGTAACCATGATCGCACGCCGGCTGTTCCCCGACGGGCCGGCCCGTCGGGGAACAGCATCGGCCGCGACGAGCGCCCCCCAGCCCAGCAGCAGGACGTGA
- a CDS encoding ABC transporter ATP-binding protein: protein MAAILETRGLTKAFGGLVAVGDVDFTVEEGGITGIIGPNGAGKSTFFNLISLFYRSTSGTITFRGEDVTRLKTHDMPPRGMARTFQTTHLFSEASVLDNVIVGYRHRTRAGLLDALVNSPRERREIAEARLRAMEALDFVGLADVAHTPAGLISQEQQKRAAIALGLVGGPHLLLLDEPAAGINPEETDELGRLIRRIAAAGVTVCLIEHKMKMVMGLCDRIMVLHHGRKIAAGTPDEVRNDDAVITAYLGSDAHAHA from the coding sequence ATGGCAGCGATACTTGAAACACGAGGACTGACCAAGGCGTTCGGCGGACTAGTCGCCGTAGGTGATGTCGACTTCACGGTCGAGGAGGGCGGCATCACCGGCATCATCGGCCCGAACGGCGCCGGCAAGTCGACCTTCTTCAACCTGATCAGCCTGTTCTATCGCTCGACATCCGGCACCATCACCTTCCGGGGCGAGGACGTGACCCGGTTGAAGACCCATGACATGCCGCCGCGCGGCATGGCGCGCACCTTCCAGACCACGCATCTGTTCTCGGAGGCGAGCGTGCTGGACAACGTGATCGTCGGCTATCGCCACCGCACCCGCGCCGGGCTGCTGGATGCGCTGGTCAACAGCCCGCGCGAGCGGCGCGAGATCGCCGAGGCCCGGCTGCGGGCGATGGAGGCGCTGGATTTCGTGGGGCTGGCCGATGTGGCGCATACCCCCGCCGGCCTGATCAGCCAGGAACAGCAGAAGCGGGCGGCCATCGCACTGGGGCTGGTCGGCGGGCCGCATCTGCTGTTGCTGGATGAACCCGCCGCCGGCATCAACCCTGAGGAGACCGACGAGCTTGGCCGGCTGATCAGGCGCATCGCCGCCGCCGGGGTCACCGTCTGCCTGATCGAGCACAAGATGAAGATGGTGATGGGGCTGTGCGACCGGATCATGGTGCTGCATCACGGCCGCAAGATTGCCGCCGGCACGCCTGATGAGGTGCGCAATGACGACGCGGTGATCACCGCCTATCTGGGGAGTGACGCCCATGCTCACGCTTGA
- a CDS encoding branched-chain amino acid ABC transporter permease, with amino-acid sequence MELFAQQVMNGLVLGSVYSLVALGVTLIYGTMEIPNFAHGHLYMLGAYVTFAAVTGLDVHYWIGMLIAVGALAVVGMAVERLAFRPLRHAPHVNMMIAAVGLMLFFEALAQIVWGADFRRLASPYGAVVDLWGTTVTEQKLILIVAGIALMALLFLFLKRTPLGAAIEAVSQDRVGAQLVGIDPERISMITFALSAGLAAAAAALIAPINLISPSMGLVVGLKAFVIVVIGGMGSVAGAIICGYGLALAESLGGTYVATGYQDLIAFAILALVLTVRPSGLFAKGA; translated from the coding sequence ATGGAGCTGTTTGCCCAGCAGGTCATGAACGGTCTGGTCCTGGGCAGTGTCTACAGCCTGGTTGCCCTTGGCGTGACACTGATCTATGGCACGATGGAAATTCCGAACTTCGCCCATGGGCATCTGTACATGCTGGGCGCCTATGTCACCTTTGCCGCCGTGACCGGGCTGGACGTCCATTACTGGATCGGCATGCTGATCGCGGTGGGGGCGCTGGCGGTTGTGGGCATGGCTGTCGAGCGGCTGGCTTTCCGGCCGCTCCGCCACGCGCCGCATGTCAACATGATGATCGCGGCCGTGGGGCTGATGCTGTTCTTCGAGGCCCTGGCGCAGATCGTGTGGGGCGCCGATTTCCGGCGGTTGGCCTCGCCCTATGGCGCGGTGGTCGACCTGTGGGGCACCACGGTGACCGAACAGAAGCTGATCCTGATCGTGGCCGGCATCGCGCTGATGGCGTTGCTGTTCCTGTTCCTGAAGCGCACGCCGCTCGGCGCCGCGATCGAGGCGGTGTCGCAGGACCGGGTGGGTGCGCAACTGGTCGGTATCGATCCTGAGCGGATCTCGATGATCACCTTCGCGCTGTCGGCGGGGCTTGCGGCGGCGGCGGCGGCGCTGATCGCGCCGATCAACCTGATCTCGCCGTCGATGGGGCTGGTGGTCGGGCTGAAGGCCTTCGTGATCGTGGTCATCGGCGGCATGGGCAGCGTCGCCGGCGCCATCATCTGCGGCTATGGCCTGGCGCTCGCCGAAAGTCTGGGCGGCACCTATGTCGCCACCGGCTATCAGGATCTGATCGCCTTCGCCATTCTGGCGCTGGTGCTGACCGTGCGGCCCTCGGGCCTGTTCGCGAAGGGGGCCTGA
- a CDS encoding ABC transporter ATP-binding protein translates to MLTLDAVSVQFGAFRVLTDVSIQVGQGELVVLLGSNGAGKSTLFRTISGLHRPTRGRIVFDGDDIARAAPARIVARGIAHCPEGRRLFPDLSVHKNLMLGAYSRRDSGQAVDETLEYVNALFPILVEKAGQPAGSLSGGQQQMVAIGRALMGKPRLLMLDEPTLGLAPLVVRQVLDAAAEICRGGTTVLLAEQNAHAALAIADRGYVIETGHITTQGTRDQLMSDDEVRRAYVGA, encoded by the coding sequence ATGCTCACGCTTGACGCGGTCTCGGTGCAGTTCGGCGCCTTTCGGGTGCTGACCGACGTCTCGATCCAGGTGGGCCAGGGCGAGTTGGTGGTGCTGCTGGGGTCGAACGGCGCCGGCAAGAGCACGCTGTTCCGCACCATCAGCGGCCTGCACCGCCCGACCCGCGGCCGGATCGTGTTCGACGGCGACGACATCGCCAGGGCGGCACCGGCGCGGATCGTGGCGCGCGGCATCGCCCATTGTCCGGAAGGCCGGCGGCTGTTCCCCGATTTGTCGGTGCACAAGAACCTGATGCTGGGCGCCTATAGCCGCCGCGACAGCGGCCAGGCGGTGGACGAGACGCTTGAATACGTGAACGCGCTGTTCCCGATCCTGGTCGAGAAGGCGGGGCAGCCGGCAGGGTCGCTGTCGGGCGGCCAGCAGCAGATGGTGGCAATCGGGCGTGCGCTGATGGGCAAGCCCCGGCTGCTGATGCTGGACGAGCCGACGCTGGGGCTGGCGCCGCTGGTGGTGCGTCAGGTGCTGGATGCGGCGGCGGAAATCTGCCGCGGCGGCACCACCGTGCTGCTGGCGGAACAGAACGCCCATGCAGCACTGGCGATCGCCGATCGCGGCTATGTGATCGAGACCGGCCATATCACCACGCAGGGCACCCGCGACCAGTTGATGTCGGATGACGAGGTCCGCCGCGCCTATGTCGGCGCCTGA
- a CDS encoding ImmA/IrrE family metallo-endopeptidase — protein sequence MPAVAPEILVWARETAGFTVDEAARRLPIGDARGSTARERLSAMEAGKAEISRAMLVKMATLYHRPLLTFYLAAPPRTGDRGEDFRTLPDRHTDAEPLIDALIRDVRARQSMVRSLLDDEDAQPLPFVGGMSVAAGPDAVVADIQHRIGFDADSFRAEPKVEAAFNALRAKVEAVGVFVLLIGSLGSHHTAIDADAFRGLALADPVAPFIVINDQDAKSAWSFTLLHELAHLWIGAGGVSGPHADGRVEQFCNDVASRFLLPAPDLATVAIDRQMNLADIASRVESFADERRISRSLVIYRLFRDNRLSEADWRALSDRFRAEWRQRRATQRDENRQANGGPNYYTVRQHRIGTALLRLVERTLGEGSLTPTKAGKVLGVKPRNVVPLLRYVATPTTTRSTSSRSSGHF from the coding sequence ATGCCTGCCGTGGCCCCCGAAATCCTCGTCTGGGCACGTGAAACCGCAGGGTTCACGGTCGACGAGGCTGCGCGTCGACTGCCGATTGGCGACGCGCGGGGCAGCACGGCGCGTGAGCGGCTATCCGCTATGGAGGCGGGCAAGGCCGAGATATCCCGCGCAATGCTGGTGAAGATGGCCACGCTGTATCACCGGCCGCTCCTGACCTTCTATCTGGCGGCACCTCCCAGGACCGGCGATCGCGGCGAGGATTTCCGCACCCTGCCGGATCGCCACACCGATGCCGAGCCGCTGATCGATGCGTTGATCCGCGATGTCAGGGCGCGCCAGTCGATGGTCCGCTCGCTCCTCGACGACGAGGATGCCCAACCGCTGCCTTTCGTGGGTGGGATGTCGGTCGCGGCCGGCCCGGATGCCGTCGTTGCCGATATCCAGCATCGGATCGGTTTCGACGCCGACAGCTTCCGGGCCGAACCGAAAGTCGAGGCGGCATTCAACGCCCTCCGCGCGAAGGTGGAGGCCGTGGGTGTGTTCGTCCTGCTGATCGGCAGTCTGGGCAGCCACCACACCGCCATCGATGCCGATGCCTTCCGCGGCCTCGCCCTCGCCGACCCGGTCGCCCCCTTCATCGTGATCAACGACCAGGATGCGAAATCTGCATGGTCCTTCACGCTGCTGCATGAACTGGCCCATCTCTGGATTGGTGCCGGCGGCGTCAGTGGCCCGCACGCCGACGGCCGGGTGGAACAGTTCTGCAACGATGTCGCCAGCCGATTCCTGCTGCCGGCGCCGGATCTGGCGACGGTTGCCATCGACCGGCAGATGAATCTCGCCGACATCGCGTCCCGTGTCGAGAGCTTTGCCGATGAGCGCCGTATCAGCCGGTCTCTGGTGATCTACCGCCTGTTCCGCGACAACCGGCTGTCCGAGGCCGACTGGCGCGCGTTGTCCGATCGCTTCAGGGCAGAGTGGCGCCAGCGCAGGGCGACACAGCGCGACGAGAACCGCCAAGCCAATGGCGGGCCAAACTACTACACCGTCAGGCAACACCGTATTGGAACGGCACTGTTGCGTCTTGTGGAACGGACGCTCGGTGAAGGCAGCCTGACTCCCACCAAGGCCGGCAAGGTTCTCGGCGTGAAGCCCCGAAATGTGGTTCCGCTGCTCCGGTACGTCGCGACACCCACGACGACCCGGTCGACGTCGTCTCGGAGTTCCGGGCATTTCTGA